In one Chitinophaga sancti genomic region, the following are encoded:
- a CDS encoding KGG domain-containing protein, with protein sequence MAAEQNNHFTQEQEKLEREHSHEHNHGHDQHGNHAHQGHNSEGEEKSKSETPSRKDKRGFASMDASMQRAIASKGGRAAHAQGVAHEFNSAEAREAGRKGGVAVSRNRQHMAEIGKKGGEAAHNKRKKAQQQQNAE encoded by the coding sequence ATGGCTGCAGAACAAAACAATCACTTCACCCAGGAACAAGAAAAACTCGAAAGGGAGCATTCGCACGAGCACAATCATGGACATGATCAACATGGCAACCATGCTCACCAGGGTCACAATTCTGAAGGAGAAGAAAAATCAAAATCAGAAACTCCAAGTCGCAAAGATAAACGTGGATTTGCATCTATGGATGCATCCATGCAGCGTGCGATAGCCAGCAAAGGCGGTCGCGCTGCACATGCGCAGGGCGTAGCTCATGAGTTTAATTCTGCGGAAGCTCGTGAAGCCGGCCGTAAAGGCGGTGTAGCAGTAAGCCGGAACAGACAGCATATGGCCGAAATAGGTAAGAAAGGCGGAGAAGCAGCGCACAATAAAAGAAAGAAAGCACAGCAACAACAAAACGCTGAATAA